The DNA region ACGGTCGCCCAGCGCCGGGTGGTGGCGAACCGGATCACCGGCAGGTAGCCGCGCTGCAGCGGGTTGCGCAGCTCCTTCGCCTCGGCCTGCTCGCGGACGGCGTCGACGTCGGTGCCGGCGGCGGCCGGCTTGAGGAACCAGTACGCCAGCACCGGAATGATCGTCAGGGAGACCAGCAGCGAGGCGAGCAGAGCGACGGTGACGGTGATCGCGAACGGGGCGAACAGCTGGCCGACGAACCCGCCGACGATGGCGATCGGGGCGAAGACCGCCACCGTGGCCAGCGTCGAGGAGGTGACCGCGCCGGAGACCTCCCGCACGCCGGTGAGGATCGCCGTACGCCGGTCCTCGCCGTACTCCAGATGTCGTTTGATGTTCTCCAGGACGACGATCGAGTCGTCCACCACCCGACCGACCGAGATGGTCAACGCGCCCAGGGTGAGCAGGTTGAGCGAGTAGTCGCCGATCCAGAGCGCGATCAGCGCGATGAGCACCGACAGCGGGATCGAGACGGCGGTGACGATGGTGGACCGTACCGAGAGCAGGAAGACCAGGATGACCAGGACCGCCATCACCAGGCCGAGCAGGCCTTCGGTGGTCAGCGCCTCGATCGAGCGCTCGACGAACGGCGCCTGGTCGAAGACCACGACGAGTTCGGTGTCGGCCGCGTCGCCCAGCTCGGCGAGCCGGTCGCGGATCTCGTGCGAGATGCCGACCGCGTCGCCGTCCGGGCCGGCGGTGACCGCGATGCCGAGGCTGACCGCGCCGTTGGTCCGGGTGATGGAGGTGGCCGGCGAGGTCTGCTCGCTGATCTCGGCGACCTCGTCCAACCGTACGGGTGCCCGCCCGGCCGTGCTCAGGAAGATCGCGCCGAGGTCCTCGATGGTCTCGATCCGGGTGCCGACCTGCACGGTGAGGGTCTGGTCGTCCTCGGTCAGGGTGCCGGCCGGGATGGTGACGCCGTTGGCCCGCAGGGCGGCGCTGATCGCGCCCGGGTCGTAGCCGGCGGCGGTCAACGCGGGATAGTTCGGGGTGATCGCGACGATCTGCTCGCTGGCCCCGGTGACGTCGACGGCGCGTACCCCGTCGATGCCCTCCAGCTCGGGTACGACGGTCTCGCTGAGCCGGCGGGACAGCTCCTGCTGCTCGTCGTCGGCGCCGGTGGCGGCGAGCACCACGGCGGGCAGGTCGTCGGTGCTGCCGGCGAAGACCACCGGGTCGACGCCGTCGGGCAGCTGCGCCCCGATCCGGTTGAGCGCGGTCTCCAGGTCGTTGACCGCGGCGTCGAGGTCGGTGCCGAAGGCGAACTCGATCTGGACGGTCGCGAAGCCTTCGCTGGAGGTGGAGGTGACGCTCTCCACGTCCGACACGGCGGCGACGGCGTTCTCGACCGGCTCGGTGACCTGCGCCTCGACGATCTCCGGCGCGGCGCCAGGAAAGACGGCGCTGACGAACGCGGCCGGGAACTCCAGCGAGGGCAGGAGCTGCTGTTTGAGCGTCGGGATCGTGAACGCGCCGAACAGCGTGATCACGACCGCGACGAGCGCGACGAGGCCCCGGTTGGCGAGGCTGAGTCTGGCGAGCAACGACATGTGCGGGCTCACTCCTGGGAAGGGGTCCTGCGGCGGGATACGGGAGAATACTTTGGCCAAGGCTAACAGTTAGCCTCATATGGAGTTGTTGGGATAGCCTTCGCGGCACGACGGGCGGCCCGCCCGCGTCGGACGACGGTAGAGGGAGCGCAGGTGACCCAGCGGGACGAACTGATCGACCAGATCATGGCGACCCACCGTCGACTGCAGTTGCTGTTCGCCTCCGACCGCTCCGACCCGCTGTTCGACGCGCAGCTGACCGTGCCGCAGCTGAAGATACTGCTCCTGCTCTACCTGCACGGCAGCACCTCGGGCCAGGAGTTGAGCCAGGTGCTCGGGGTCCGGATGGCCACCGTCACCGGCATCGTCGACCGCCTCGTGGCGCACCGGCTCGTCGGCCGCCGCGAGGATCCACAGGACCGCCGGGTCCGGCGGGTCGAACTCACCGACGACGGGCGGGACCTGATCGACCGGATCGTCACCGCCGGCACCGACCGGCACGCCCGGCTGCTGGCCCGGCTGGACACCGACGAACTGCGTACCGTCGCGGCGGCGGCCCGACTGATGGTCGACGCCGCCGAGGCCGACCTGGCAGAGACCGACGGCGCGGCCGGTCGGCCGCGGCCGGCAGGTGCCTGCGGTACGCCTCCGCCCGTACCGCCGGGGTCAGGCCAGGTCGAGCGCGCGGGCGGCGAGTAGCGGATCGTTGCCGATGGTCGTCGGCGCCGGCGCGGTGGAGATCGCCCACTCCGGATCCTTGAGGCCGTGCCCGGTCACCGTGCAGACCACCGTCGACCCGGCCGGCACCTTCCCGGCCGCGGCGACCTGCAGCAGCCCGGCCACGCTCGCCGCGCTGGCCAGCTCGACGAAGACACCGACCTCCCGGGCGAGCAACCGGTACGCCGCCAGGATGTCCCGGTCGGTGACCGCGTCGATCAACCCGCCGGACGTGTCCCGGGCGTCGAGGGCCTTGGTCCAGCTCGCCGGGTTGCCGATCCGGATCGCGGTGGCGATCGTCGACGGCGCGCGGACCACCTCACCGGTGACGATCGGCGCGGCGCCGGAGGCCTGGAAGCCGAACATCTTCGGCGTACGGGTGGCGTTGCCGGCCTCGAGATCCTCGACGTAACCCATCCAGTAGGCGCTGATGTTGCCGGCGTTGCCGACCGGCAGACAGTGGATGTCCGGGGCGTCACCGAGCCCGGCGACGATCTCGAACGCGGCGGTCTTCTGCCCGTGCAGCCGGAAGATGTTGACCGAGTTGACCAGCGCCACCGGGTAGTCCTGGGCGAGCTTGGACGCCATCGCCAGGCAGTCGTCGAAGTTGCCGTCGACCTGCAGCAGCTTCGCCCCGTGCACCAGCGCCTGGGCCAGCTTGCCGAGCGCGATCTTGCCCTGCGGCACGAGCACCGCGCAGGTCAGGCCGGCCCGGGCCGCGTACGCCGCCGCTGACGCGCTGGTGTTGCCGGTGGAGGCGCAGATGATCGCCTTGTTGCCCTCCTCGACCGCCTTGGAGACCGCCATCGTCATGCCCCGGTCCTTGAACGACCCGGTCGGGTTCGCCCCTTCGACCTTGAGGTAGACGTCGGCACCGACCCGGTCGGAGAGCACCGGCGCCGGCAGCAGCGGCGTGTTCCCCTCATGGAGGGTGATCACCGGCGTGGCGTCGCCGACCGGCAACCGGTCCCGGTACGCCTCGATCAGACCCCGCCACATGGCAACCTCCTCGACTTGGCCGGCACAGCGTACCGGCTGCTTACTGGCCGCCCTCGACCCGCAGCACGCTGGCGATGGACCGGACGATGTCCAGGCCGCGCAGCTCCTCGACGGTCGCGGCCAGCGCGGCGTCCGGAGCCCGGTGGGTGACGATCACCAGGCTGGCGTCGGCCTCCCGACCGGACTGGCGCACCGTGGCGATCGACACGTCGTGGCGGGCGAAGACCCCGGCGACGGCGGCCAGCACCCCGGCGCGGTCGGCCACGTCCAGGCTGATGTGGTAGCGGGTGACCGCCTCCCCCATCGGGCGGATCGGCAGATCGGCGTAGGCCGACTCGCTCGCCGCGCGTACCCCGGCGAGCCGGTTGCGGGCCACCGCGACGATGTCACCGAGCACGGCGCTGGCGGTCGGCGCCCCGCCGGCGCCCCGGCCGTAGAACATCAGCTGGCCGGCGGCGACCGCCTCGACGAAGACCGCGTTGAAGGCGTCGCCGACGCTGGCCAGCGGGTGGCTGCGCGGGATCATCGCCGGATGCACCCGGACGCTGACCGACTCGGTGCCGTCGGCACCCGGGCCCCGCTCGGCGATGCAGAGCAGCTTGATGGTGCAGCCCATCGCCTTGGCGCTGGCCATGTCGGCGGCGCTGACCTCGGTGATGCCCTCCCGGTGCACGTCGGCGGCGCCGACGCGGGTGTGGAAGGCCAGGGAGGCGAGGATGGCCGCCTTGGCGGCGGCGTCGAAGCCCTCGACGTCGGCGGTCGGGTCGGCTTCGGCGTACCCGAGGGCGGTCGCCTCCTCCAGCGCCTCGGTGAAGCTGGCGCCGGTGGCGTCCATTCCGGACAGGATGAAGTTGGTGGTGCCGTTGACGATGCCGGTGACCCGGGTGATCGAATCGCCGTGCAGGGATTCGCGCAGCGGGCGCAGCAGCGGGATGGCCCCGGCCACCGACGCCTCGTAGTACAGGTCGGCACCGCCGGCGGCGGCGGCGTCGTGCAGGGTCCCGCCGTCCTCGGCGAGCAGGGCCTTGTTCGCGGTGACCGCGCTCTTGCCGGCGCGCAGCGCCTCGACGAGCCAGGTACGGGCCGGTTCGATCCCGCCGACGACCTCCACCACCACGTCGACGTCGTCGCGCTTGACCAGCCCGAGCGCGTCGGTGGTGAACAACGCCGGGTCGACCGGCAGGTCGCCACGGGACCGGTTCGGCCGCCGTACGGCGATCCCGGCGATCTCGACCGGTGCCCCGATCCGGGCGGCGAGGTCGGCGGACTGCTCGTGCAGCAGCCGCACCACCTCGGCACCCACCGTGCCGCAACCCAGCAGCGCCAGCCGTACCGGCTTAACCATGCTCACCCCATACCTCGCGACCGCGCGCCACGCGCGCTATCCCACGTCCAGTGCCAGCAGATCGTCCTCGGTCTCCCGGCGGACGATCACCCGGGCCGCGCCGTCGCGGACCGCGATCACCGGCGGCCGGGGCACATGGTTGTAGTTGCTCGCCATGCTCCGGCAGTACGCCCCTGTGCCCGGCACCGCCAGAAGATCTCCCGGCTGCACGTCGGCGGGCAGGAATTCATCCTTCACTACGATGTCCCCGGACTCACAATGCTTTCCCACCACGCGGGCCAGGACCGGCGGCGCCGCCGAGGCCCGGGAGGCGAGAGTCGCCGAGTAGGAGGCGTCGTAGAGGGCGGTCCGGATGTTGTCGCTCATCCCGCCGTCGACGCTGACGTAGCTGCGGATGCCGTCGACGTCCTTGACCGTGCCGACCTGGTAGAGGGTGAACACCGCCGGGCCGACGATCGCCCGACCCGGCTCCACCGACAGGTGCGGCACGGCCAGCCGCAGTGCCTCGCACTCGCTGTCGACGATCTTGTTCATCCGCTTGGCCAGGTCGTGGGCGGGCGCCGGATCGTCCTGGGTGGTGTAGGCGATGCCGAACCCGCCGCCGAGGTCCAGCTCCGGCAGCTCCACGCCCCGGGCGTCGCGGATCTGTGCCTGCAACGCCAGCACCCGCCGGGCGGACACCTCGAACCCGCTGGCGTCGAAGATCTGCGAACCGATGTGCGAGTGCAGCCCCCGCAGCTCCAGCACACCCTCGTCGAGGATCCGGGCGGCCGCCTCGAAGGCCGCCCCGCCGGCCAGTGAGAAGCCGAACTTCTGGTCCTCGTGGGCGGTGGCGATGAACTCGTGGGTGTGCGCCTCCACCCCGACCGTCACCCGGACCAGCACCTTCGGCCGGACCTGCCGGTCACGGGCCAGCGCGGTCAGCCGGTCGATCTCGTCGAACGAGTCGACGATGATCCGGCCCACCCCGGCGTCCAGCGCCCGGGTCAGCTCGGCGACGCTCTTGTTGTTGCCGTGGAACCCGATCCGCTCCGGCGGCATCCCGGCCGACAACGCCACCGCCAGCTCACCGCCGGTGCAGACGTCCAGGTGCAGGCCCTCCTCGGCGATGATGCGCACCACCGCCCGGCACAGGAACGCCTTGCCGGCGTAGTAGACGTCCTGGCCGGCGAAGGCGGCCCGGAAGTCGCGGCAGCGGGCCCGCAGGTCCTCCTCGTCGAGCAGGTACGCCGGGGTGCCGTACTCGGCGGCCAGGTCCCGCACGTCCCGGCCGCCGACGGTGAGCGCCCCGGCGTCCGCGCGGGTCACCGTCCGCGGCCACAGCTGCGGCAGCAGGGAGTTGACGTCGTCCGGGGTACGCAGCCAGCCCGGCCCCCGGCTGCCGAGGTCACCGTGCAGGGCCCCGGCCTCGTGTGCGCGCACGGCACTACCGTCCTTCGTCGTTCATGGGTCTGGGTCCGTCGGCCCGGTTCACATCCGCTCGGGCGCGGAGACGCCGAGCAGGTCCAGGCCGTTGGCGATCACCGTACGGGTGGCGTCGTTGAGCCACAGCCGGGCCCGGTGCCGGTCGGTGATCTCCTCGTCGCCCAACGGCATGATCCGGCACTTGTCGTAGAACCGGTGGTACGCCCCGGCCAGCTCCTCCAGGTAGCGGGCGATCCGGTGCGGCTCGCGCAGCTCGGCGGCGGAGGCGACCACGGCGGGGAACTCGCCGATCGCCTTGAGCAGCTCGTTCTCCTTCTCGTGGTCGAGCAGCTCGGGGCGGAACGCCGCCGGGTCGCCCCGGTCCAGGCCGACGTCGGCGGCGTTACGGGCCACGCTGGCGGTCCGGGCGGCGACGTACTGGACGTAGAAGACCGGGTTGTCGTTCTTGGCCCGGGTCCACCGCTCCACGTCGATGTCGATCGGCGAGTCCGACGAGTAGCGGGCCAGCGCGTACCGGGCGGCGTCGACGCCGATCGCCTCGACCAGGTCCTCCAGGGTGACCACGGTGCCGGCCCGCTTGGACATCCGCACCGGCGCTCCCTCACGTACCAGGTTCACCATCTGCCCGATCAGGATCTCCAGCGTGACGTCCGGGTCGTCGCCGAAGCAGGCCGCCATCGCGCGGAGCCGCCCGATGTAGCCGTGGTGGTCGGCACCGAGCATCATCACGATCCGCTCGAAGCCGCGCTCCCGCTTGTCCAGGTAGTAGGCGCAGTCGGCGGCGAAGTAGGTCCACTCGCCGCTGGACTTGCGCAGCACCCGGTCCTTGTCGTCGCCGAAGTCGGTGGTGCGCAGCCAGACCGCGCCGTCGCGTTCGACGATGCGACCCTGCTCACGCAGCCGGGCCAGCGCGTGGTCCAGCTCACCCCGGGAGTGCAGGTCCTTCTCGTGGAAGAACGTGTCGAAGTGGGTGCCGAAGTCGGCCATCGACGATTTGATCTCGTCGAGCATCAGCGCGACACCTTCGACCCGGAACAGCTCCCGGGCGGCGTCGTCGTCGAGATCGCGTACCTGCGGGTGCTTGCCGACGATGACGCCGGCGATGTCGGCGATGTACGCCCCGGCGTAGCCGTCGGCCGGGGTCGGCTCACCGCGCGCGGCGGCCAGCAGCGAGTTGGCGAACCGGTCGATCTGCGCGCCGGCGTCGTTGACGTAGTACTCGGTGCCGACATCGGCCCCGGTGGCCCGCAGGATCCGGGCCAGCGAGTCACCGACGGCGGCCCACCGGCTGCCGCCGATGTGCACCGGGCCGGTCGGGTTGGCCGAGACGAACTCCAGGTTGAGCCGCTGCCCGGCGAGGTGGGTGCTGCGGCCGTACTCCCGACCGGCCAGGACCACGGTGCGGGCCAGCGCACCGGCGGCGGCCGAGTCGAGCCGGATGTTCAGAAACCCTGGTCCGGCGATCTCCACCGACGCGATCCCGTCGGCCTCGCTGAGCCGGGCGGCGAGCGCGGCGGCCAGCTCGCGCGGCGGCGTGCCGACCCGCTTGGCCAGCTGCAGCGCAAGGTTCGAGGCGTAGTCGCCGTGCTCCGGGTTGCGGGGACGCTCGACGGTGACCACGTCGGGAAGCAAAGATAGATCGAGGTCACGATCGACGAAGACCGACCGGGCCGCGGCGCGGACGATCTCAGCGAGATTGGCGGGAGTCACCAAAGCATGTTACCGGGGGTAGACTCGTGGACTTGGCGGCGACCCTTACCTGCTGGCTCCCGTCCAAGCCCCTTGACCGACCGACCTGACGAGGCACCACACCATGAGCATCAGCACCCAGGGTGGCGACAACAGCCGTCCGTCCGTGGTCAGCACCGGCAAGCCGTCGGCCGGCGGCAAGCCCAAGGCTGCGAACAAGGCCGGCGGCAGGCCGGCGACGGGCACATCGACCAGCGGCAAGGCCGGCGGCGCCAAGGCCGGTGCCGGCGCCGCGAAGGCCACGGCCGGGCGACCGGGCACGGCGGGCAAGGGCGGCAAAGGCCCCCGTAAGCCGGTCAAAGCGGTCAAGGTCTCCCAGGGCCGCAGCTGGGGTCCGATCGCGCTGATGGTCGCGGTCGGTGTGCTGGCCACCGGGATCATCGGGTACGGCGCCTGGGCGGTCTCCCAGGAGGCCCGCTCGTGGCAGGACCGCGCCTCGGACATCACCGGCCTGATCAACTACCGGGACTCCAACCCGGCGGTGCTGGAGCCGATGGAGGGCAAGCAGTCGCACGAGTGGGGCCCGCTGGAGTACGAGATCCAGCCGCCGGTCGGCAGCAGCCACAACCCCAACTGGCAGAACTGCATGGGCGACGTGTACACCGCGCCGATCGCCAGCGAGCACGCCGTACACAGCATGGAGCACGGCGCGGTCTGGGTGACCTACCGTGACGACCTGCCCGCCGACCAGGTCGAGACCCTGGCCAGCAAGGTACGCGGCAACGAGTACACGATGATGAGCCCGTACGAGGGCCTGGAGTCGCCGATCTCGCTGCAGGCCTGGGGCTACCAGCTGGCGGTCGACGACGCCAACGACCCGCGCGTCGACGAGTTCATTCGGGCGCTGCGCCAGAACGCCACCGTCGAGCCGCAGGCCACCTGCTCCGGCGGGATCACCGCCACCGGCACCACCCCGCGTGACCTGGGCCAGCAGGAGCAGGCCATGGACGGCGCCGGGTCGTGACCACGAGGACGGACCAGATGAGTGACACCGACCACGAGCCGGCGGCCGCGGCCGACGCCGGAGCGACCGGGCCGGTTGATCCGGACGCGCCCGACCCGGCGGCGGATGCGGCGTCGCCGCAGCGCCGTGGCCGGTTCGGCACCGCCTGGCTGGCCGCCGCCGTCGTGGTCGGTCTGCTCCTCGGGTACGCCGCCGGCCTGCTCACCCCGGGCCTGCTCCGCCCGGGTGACGACTCGCCGGAGGCCGGTTTCGCCCGGGACATGTCGACCCACCACGCGCAGGCGGTCGAGCTGTCGATGATCGCCCTGGAGCGCAGCGAGAACCCGGCGGTACGCACCCTGGCCAGCGACATCGCGCTGACCCAGCAGGGTCAGATCGGCGTCATGCAGACCTGGCTACGCCAGTGGGGGCTGGAGCCGACCGGCACCCAGCCCCGGATGGCCTGGATGCAGGTCAGCGGCGAGTGGGCGATCGTGGACGGGCTGATGCCCGGCATGGCCACCGACGCCCAGCGGGCCGAGTTACGCGAGGCCACCGGCGTGGAGGTCGACCGGCTCTATCTGTCGCTGATGCTCACCCACCACCTCGGCGGCATCCACATGGCGGACGGGGTCCTCGACCTGTCAGACGACGACAACGTGCGCTGGCTGGCCGAGTCGATGGTGAACGGGCAGCAGAAGGAGATCGAGCTGATTCGCACTCTCCAGTCCCAGGTAGGCGGCTGACGCCACCACACCACTGCAGCACACTCAGTGAGCGAGCCGCCCGCACCGGTCCATCCGGTGCGGGCGGCTCGCTGTCGTCGGCCGTGGACCGATGAAGCCTCACCTGCTATAACGTGATTTCCAACGATTTGCCGGACTCTACGGTCTCAGACGTTTTCTTGCTAGATATCGCTACCGTCCTGATACAGCCTCGTTGGTCCTGACGTGGGGGCAGTTCTTAGTGACACTCGGAAATCGATCACGAGCTGGTGCCGACGGCACACGCTCGGCGGTGACGGCGCGGTGGCGGCCCGCCGTCGCGGAACACGTACCGGTGACGCTGGCGGGCTGACA from Solwaraspora sp. WMMD791 includes:
- the argS gene encoding arginine--tRNA ligase; translated protein: MTPANLAEIVRAAARSVFVDRDLDLSLLPDVVTVERPRNPEHGDYASNLALQLAKRVGTPPRELAAALAARLSEADGIASVEIAGPGFLNIRLDSAAAGALARTVVLAGREYGRSTHLAGQRLNLEFVSANPTGPVHIGGSRWAAVGDSLARILRATGADVGTEYYVNDAGAQIDRFANSLLAAARGEPTPADGYAGAYIADIAGVIVGKHPQVRDLDDDAARELFRVEGVALMLDEIKSSMADFGTHFDTFFHEKDLHSRGELDHALARLREQGRIVERDGAVWLRTTDFGDDKDRVLRKSSGEWTYFAADCAYYLDKRERGFERIVMMLGADHHGYIGRLRAMAACFGDDPDVTLEILIGQMVNLVREGAPVRMSKRAGTVVTLEDLVEAIGVDAARYALARYSSDSPIDIDVERWTRAKNDNPVFYVQYVAARTASVARNAADVGLDRGDPAAFRPELLDHEKENELLKAIGEFPAVVASAAELREPHRIARYLEELAGAYHRFYDKCRIMPLGDEEITDRHRARLWLNDATRTVIANGLDLLGVSAPERM
- a CDS encoding DUF3105 domain-containing protein; its protein translation is MSISTQGGDNSRPSVVSTGKPSAGGKPKAANKAGGRPATGTSTSGKAGGAKAGAGAAKATAGRPGTAGKGGKGPRKPVKAVKVSQGRSWGPIALMVAVGVLATGIIGYGAWAVSQEARSWQDRASDITGLINYRDSNPAVLEPMEGKQSHEWGPLEYEIQPPVGSSHNPNWQNCMGDVYTAPIASEHAVHSMEHGAVWVTYRDDLPADQVETLASKVRGNEYTMMSPYEGLESPISLQAWGYQLAVDDANDPRVDEFIRALRQNATVEPQATCSGGITATGTTPRDLGQQEQAMDGAGS
- the thrC gene encoding threonine synthase, whose protein sequence is MWRGLIEAYRDRLPVGDATPVITLHEGNTPLLPAPVLSDRVGADVYLKVEGANPTGSFKDRGMTMAVSKAVEEGNKAIICASTGNTSASAAAYAARAGLTCAVLVPQGKIALGKLAQALVHGAKLLQVDGNFDDCLAMASKLAQDYPVALVNSVNIFRLHGQKTAAFEIVAGLGDAPDIHCLPVGNAGNISAYWMGYVEDLEAGNATRTPKMFGFQASGAAPIVTGEVVRAPSTIATAIRIGNPASWTKALDARDTSGGLIDAVTDRDILAAYRLLAREVGVFVELASAASVAGLLQVAAAGKVPAGSTVVCTVTGHGLKDPEWAISTAPAPTTIGNDPLLAARALDLA
- a CDS encoding DUF305 domain-containing protein, which gives rise to MSDTDHEPAAAADAGATGPVDPDAPDPAADAASPQRRGRFGTAWLAAAVVVGLLLGYAAGLLTPGLLRPGDDSPEAGFARDMSTHHAQAVELSMIALERSENPAVRTLASDIALTQQGQIGVMQTWLRQWGLEPTGTQPRMAWMQVSGEWAIVDGLMPGMATDAQRAELREATGVEVDRLYLSLMLTHHLGGIHMADGVLDLSDDDNVRWLAESMVNGQQKEIELIRTLQSQVGG
- a CDS encoding MarR family transcriptional regulator; amino-acid sequence: MTQRDELIDQIMATHRRLQLLFASDRSDPLFDAQLTVPQLKILLLLYLHGSTSGQELSQVLGVRMATVTGIVDRLVAHRLVGRREDPQDRRVRRVELTDDGRDLIDRIVTAGTDRHARLLARLDTDELRTVAAAARLMVDAAEADLAETDGAAGRPRPAGACGTPPPVPPGSGQVERAGGE
- a CDS encoding homoserine dehydrogenase: MVKPVRLALLGCGTVGAEVVRLLHEQSADLAARIGAPVEIAGIAVRRPNRSRGDLPVDPALFTTDALGLVKRDDVDVVVEVVGGIEPARTWLVEALRAGKSAVTANKALLAEDGGTLHDAAAAGGADLYYEASVAGAIPLLRPLRESLHGDSITRVTGIVNGTTNFILSGMDATGASFTEALEEATALGYAEADPTADVEGFDAAAKAAILASLAFHTRVGAADVHREGITEVSAADMASAKAMGCTIKLLCIAERGPGADGTESVSVRVHPAMIPRSHPLASVGDAFNAVFVEAVAAGQLMFYGRGAGGAPTASAVLGDIVAVARNRLAGVRAASESAYADLPIRPMGEAVTRYHISLDVADRAGVLAAVAGVFARHDVSIATVRQSGREADASLVIVTHRAPDAALAATVEELRGLDIVRSIASVLRVEGGQ
- the lysA gene encoding diaminopimelate decarboxylase, whose amino-acid sequence is MRAHEAGALHGDLGSRGPGWLRTPDDVNSLLPQLWPRTVTRADAGALTVGGRDVRDLAAEYGTPAYLLDEEDLRARCRDFRAAFAGQDVYYAGKAFLCRAVVRIIAEEGLHLDVCTGGELAVALSAGMPPERIGFHGNNKSVAELTRALDAGVGRIIVDSFDEIDRLTALARDRQVRPKVLVRVTVGVEAHTHEFIATAHEDQKFGFSLAGGAAFEAAARILDEGVLELRGLHSHIGSQIFDASGFEVSARRVLALQAQIRDARGVELPELDLGGGFGIAYTTQDDPAPAHDLAKRMNKIVDSECEALRLAVPHLSVEPGRAIVGPAVFTLYQVGTVKDVDGIRSYVSVDGGMSDNIRTALYDASYSATLASRASAAPPVLARVVGKHCESGDIVVKDEFLPADVQPGDLLAVPGTGAYCRSMASNYNHVPRPPVIAVRDGAARVIVRRETEDDLLALDVG